A single Venturia canescens isolate UGA chromosome 1, ASM1945775v1, whole genome shotgun sequence DNA region contains:
- the stck gene encoding LIM and senescent cell antigen-like-containing domain protein 1 isoform X2: MPGVTGMSLDHMFCSRCREGFEAHEKIVNSNGELWHPQCFVCAQCFRPFPEGIFYEFEGRKYCEHDFHVLFAPCCGKCGEFVIGRVIKAMNANWHPGCFRCEECNNELADAGFIKCQGRALCHTCNAHVKAGALGKHICHQCHGVIDDKPLRFRGEVYHPYHFNCTACGIELNSDAREVRSRPGYAANEMNELYCLRCHDKMGIPICGACRRPIEERVVTALGKHWHVEHFVCAKCEKPFLGHRHYEKKGMAYCETHYHQLFGNLCFVCNQVIAGDVFTALNKAWCVHHFACAFCDQKMNQKTKFFEFDLKPACKKCYEKFPQELKKRMRRMYDLNPKRLPAS; this comes from the exons ATGCCGGG TGTTACAGGAATGTCACTGGATCACATGTTCTGTTCCCGCTGCAGGGAGGGCTTTGAAgctcatgaaaaaattgtcaattccAATGGCGAATTGTGGCATCCTCAGTGCTTTGTTTGCGCACAATGCTTTCGTCCGTTTCCCGAGGGTATTTTTTACGAGTTTGAAGGACGAAAATATTGCGAACATGATTTTCATGTCCTTTTCGCTCCATGCTGCGGAAAATGCG GTGAATTCGTGATCGGTCGTGTGATCAAAGCGATGAACGCGAATTGGCATCCAGGATGTTTTAGGTGCGAGGAGTGCAACAATGAATTAGCAGATGCTGGTTTTATAAAATGTCAGGGAAGAGCACTTTGTCACACTTGTAATGCGCACGTTAAAGCTGGAGCCCTTGGAAAACACATTTGCCACCAGTGCCA TGGAGTGATTGACGACAAACCTCTTCGTTTTCGAGGTGAAGTGTATCATCCTTATCACTTCAATTGTACAGCTTGTGGAATAGAATTAAACTCGGATGCAAGGGAAGTTCGATCAAGACCGGGATATGCTGCCAATGAAATG AACGAACTTTACTGCCTGCGATGTCACGATAAAATGGGAATACCAATTTGCGGAGCTTGTCGTCGTCCGATCGAGGAACGCGTCGTTACAGCGTTGGGAAAACACTGGCACGTCGAACATTTCGTATGTGCCAAATGCGAAAAACCATTCCTCGGTCACCGTCATTATGAGAAGAAGGGAATGGCGTACTGCGAGACTCACTATCATCAACTTTTCGGAAATTTATGCTTCGTATGCAATCAAGTTATTGCCGGTGATG ttttcaccGCTCTGAACAAAGCCTGGTGCGTACATCACTTCGCGTGCGCATTTTGCGACCAAAAAATGAAtcagaaaacaaaattcttcGAGTTCGATTTGAAGCCCGCCTGCAAAAAGTGTTACGAAAAGTTCCCAcaggaattgaaaaaacgaatgcgTCGCATGTACGATCTGAATCCCAAACGACTTCCAGCCTcataa
- the stck gene encoding LIM and senescent cell antigen-like-containing domain protein 1 isoform X3: MSLDHMFCSRCREGFEAHEKIVNSNGELWHPQCFVCAQCFRPFPEGIFYEFEGRKYCEHDFHVLFAPCCGKCGEFVIGRVIKAMNANWHPGCFRCEECNNELADAGFIKCQGRALCHTCNAHVKAGALGKHICHQCHGVIDDKPLRFRGEVYHPYHFNCTACGIELNSDAREVRSRPGYAANEMNELYCLRCHDKMGIPICGACRRPIEERVVTALGKHWHVEHFVCAKCEKPFLGHRHYEKKGMAYCETHYHQLFGNLCFVCNQVIAGDVFTALNKAWCVHHFACAFCDQKMNQKTKFFEFDLKPACKKCYEKFPQELKKRMRRMYDLNPKRLPAS; encoded by the exons ATGTCACTGGATCACATGTTCTGTTCCCGCTGCAGGGAGGGCTTTGAAgctcatgaaaaaattgtcaattccAATGGCGAATTGTGGCATCCTCAGTGCTTTGTTTGCGCACAATGCTTTCGTCCGTTTCCCGAGGGTATTTTTTACGAGTTTGAAGGACGAAAATATTGCGAACATGATTTTCATGTCCTTTTCGCTCCATGCTGCGGAAAATGCG GTGAATTCGTGATCGGTCGTGTGATCAAAGCGATGAACGCGAATTGGCATCCAGGATGTTTTAGGTGCGAGGAGTGCAACAATGAATTAGCAGATGCTGGTTTTATAAAATGTCAGGGAAGAGCACTTTGTCACACTTGTAATGCGCACGTTAAAGCTGGAGCCCTTGGAAAACACATTTGCCACCAGTGCCA TGGAGTGATTGACGACAAACCTCTTCGTTTTCGAGGTGAAGTGTATCATCCTTATCACTTCAATTGTACAGCTTGTGGAATAGAATTAAACTCGGATGCAAGGGAAGTTCGATCAAGACCGGGATATGCTGCCAATGAAATG AACGAACTTTACTGCCTGCGATGTCACGATAAAATGGGAATACCAATTTGCGGAGCTTGTCGTCGTCCGATCGAGGAACGCGTCGTTACAGCGTTGGGAAAACACTGGCACGTCGAACATTTCGTATGTGCCAAATGCGAAAAACCATTCCTCGGTCACCGTCATTATGAGAAGAAGGGAATGGCGTACTGCGAGACTCACTATCATCAACTTTTCGGAAATTTATGCTTCGTATGCAATCAAGTTATTGCCGGTGATG ttttcaccGCTCTGAACAAAGCCTGGTGCGTACATCACTTCGCGTGCGCATTTTGCGACCAAAAAATGAAtcagaaaacaaaattcttcGAGTTCGATTTGAAGCCCGCCTGCAAAAAGTGTTACGAAAAGTTCCCAcaggaattgaaaaaacgaatgcgTCGCATGTACGATCTGAATCCCAAACGACTTCCAGCCTcataa
- the stck gene encoding LIM and senescent cell antigen-like-containing domain protein 1 isoform X1, protein MIKNTISPFPMSLSQLSLTTSELYLRRKANSRKNSRENSPQCSLETLPLDNDGGVYEELEEWGEPPLLPPRNLPNVYVEQNNEIQKTVESGVTGMSLDHMFCSRCREGFEAHEKIVNSNGELWHPQCFVCAQCFRPFPEGIFYEFEGRKYCEHDFHVLFAPCCGKCGEFVIGRVIKAMNANWHPGCFRCEECNNELADAGFIKCQGRALCHTCNAHVKAGALGKHICHQCHGVIDDKPLRFRGEVYHPYHFNCTACGIELNSDAREVRSRPGYAANEMNELYCLRCHDKMGIPICGACRRPIEERVVTALGKHWHVEHFVCAKCEKPFLGHRHYEKKGMAYCETHYHQLFGNLCFVCNQVIAGDVFTALNKAWCVHHFACAFCDQKMNQKTKFFEFDLKPACKKCYEKFPQELKKRMRRMYDLNPKRLPAS, encoded by the exons atGATTAAAAATACAATCAGTCCATTCCCCATGTCACTTTCTCAGTTATCGCTGACGACCAGTGAATTATATCTCAGGAGGAAAGCAAATTCACGAAAGAATTCTCGAGAAAATTCACCTCAATGCTCACTAGAAACATTGCCACTTGATAACGATGGTGGTGTGTACGAAGAACTGGAGGAGTGGGGCGAACCTCCGTTATTACCTCCTCGAAATTTACCAAATGTTTATGTTGAACAGAACAATGAGATACAAAAAACGGTTGAATCTGG TGTTACAGGAATGTCACTGGATCACATGTTCTGTTCCCGCTGCAGGGAGGGCTTTGAAgctcatgaaaaaattgtcaattccAATGGCGAATTGTGGCATCCTCAGTGCTTTGTTTGCGCACAATGCTTTCGTCCGTTTCCCGAGGGTATTTTTTACGAGTTTGAAGGACGAAAATATTGCGAACATGATTTTCATGTCCTTTTCGCTCCATGCTGCGGAAAATGCG GTGAATTCGTGATCGGTCGTGTGATCAAAGCGATGAACGCGAATTGGCATCCAGGATGTTTTAGGTGCGAGGAGTGCAACAATGAATTAGCAGATGCTGGTTTTATAAAATGTCAGGGAAGAGCACTTTGTCACACTTGTAATGCGCACGTTAAAGCTGGAGCCCTTGGAAAACACATTTGCCACCAGTGCCA TGGAGTGATTGACGACAAACCTCTTCGTTTTCGAGGTGAAGTGTATCATCCTTATCACTTCAATTGTACAGCTTGTGGAATAGAATTAAACTCGGATGCAAGGGAAGTTCGATCAAGACCGGGATATGCTGCCAATGAAATG AACGAACTTTACTGCCTGCGATGTCACGATAAAATGGGAATACCAATTTGCGGAGCTTGTCGTCGTCCGATCGAGGAACGCGTCGTTACAGCGTTGGGAAAACACTGGCACGTCGAACATTTCGTATGTGCCAAATGCGAAAAACCATTCCTCGGTCACCGTCATTATGAGAAGAAGGGAATGGCGTACTGCGAGACTCACTATCATCAACTTTTCGGAAATTTATGCTTCGTATGCAATCAAGTTATTGCCGGTGATG ttttcaccGCTCTGAACAAAGCCTGGTGCGTACATCACTTCGCGTGCGCATTTTGCGACCAAAAAATGAAtcagaaaacaaaattcttcGAGTTCGATTTGAAGCCCGCCTGCAAAAAGTGTTACGAAAAGTTCCCAcaggaattgaaaaaacgaatgcgTCGCATGTACGATCTGAATCCCAAACGACTTCCAGCCTcataa
- the LOC122419391 gene encoding laccase-2-like: MKVSDIVLIFGLYLFVRVAESFESFRFKTLAKYNGNPELVGGSSHPCYRECKAGENLTCNYSFTLTQYTSMSYACRDCPFNENDCFRDGCVSAGGYVRPITVANKMMPGPSIQVCKNDRIRVKIVNAFTSESATIHWHGIHQVGTPYMDGTPFVTQCPIPPHNTFTYDFVASPAGTHIWHSHIGFEESDGLYGSLIVRKANDPLSKYYDYDLAEHVMIVWHWYDSSTAFRLATALHRNTKVSGYGLLINGLASGAEIKYNDTIYKTPRKVFEVDPGRRYRFRVIFNSAVYCPVQISIDDHKLLMIASETGTFTPLLVDSFIINSGERYDFVLHTGEKPANYWIRYRGLGDCQTDSVQVSELAVLRYRNSIVAEPQGGTGYHDAMRSGVLLNPVQVDRYDYTNNTIFKVSDLSNTGSPRGQDVSGTPNHTFYFAFSFNQYDSYFAPGPYPQINNLSFEYPPLPLLTEHEYLTSDMYCTESDDSNKDCVYEFCSCPIIYRVKKDSLVEIVFVDTSTIRNQDHPMHLHGHDYRVVSMETVGSNCSLEMVKRANEAGMISKRLEGGPIKDTVGVPASGFTIVRFIATNPGYWFFHCHIANHVEMGMGFVLQVGDSREMIKPPPDFPRCGRNDCSL, encoded by the exons ATGAAGGTCTCTGACATCGTGCTTATTTTTGGGCTCTACTTGTTTGTCCGTGTCGCCGAATCCTTTGAATCGTTTCGCTTTAAAACATTGGCAAAATATAATGGAAATCCAGAATTGGTTG GTGGGAGCTCACATCCGTGTTACCGAGAATGCAAAGCtggagaaaatttgacgtgCAACTATAGTTTTACCTTGACGCAGTACACCTCGATGAGCTACGCCTGTCGCGATTGTCCGTTCAACGAAAACGACTGTTTTCGTGATGGATGTGTATCAGCCGGTGGCTACGTGCGTCCAATCACAGTTGCTAATAAAATGATGCCTGGACCGAGCATCCAAGTATGCAAAAATGACAGAATTCGTGTTAAAATTGTTAACGCATTTACCAGCGAGAGTGCAACGATTCATTGGCACGGTATTCATCAAGTCGGAACTCCCTATATGGATGGCACACCGTTCGTAACTCAATGTCCTATACCACCGCATAATACATTTACCTACGATTTCGTTGCATCGCCTGCTGGCACACATATCTGGCACTCTCACATCG GTTTCGAGGAATCTGATGGCCTTTACGGGAGCTTAATCGTCCGTAAGGCAAACGATCCTTTATCGAAATACTACGATTACGATCTAGCCGAACATGTGATGATCGTCTGGCATTGGTATGATTCGTCAACAGCATTTCGATTGGCCACCGCTCTCCACAGGAATACTAAAGTCTCGGGTTACGGCTTACTCATCAACGGTTTAGCCTCCGGGgccgaaataaaatataacgatacGATATACAAAACACCGAGAAAAGTATTCGAAGTCGACCCA GGGCGCAGATATCGGTTCAGGGTCATATTCAACAGTGCTGTATATTGCCCCGTGCAAATTTCCATAGACGATCACAAACTTCTAATGATAGCTTCCGAAACTGGTACTTTTACGCCTCTTCTGGTCGATTCTTTCATCATAAATAGCGGTGAACGCTACGATTTTGTACTCCACACTGGAGAAAAGCCTGCCAATTATTGGATAAGATATCGAGGATTGGGTGATTGCCAAACTGACAGCGTTCAAGTCTCGGAATTAGCCGTTCTCAGATATAGAAATTCGATAGTTGCAGAACCCCAGGGTGGCACTGGTTATCACGATGCTATGAGATCCGGAGTG CTTTTGAATCCAGTACAAGTAGATAGGTACGATTATACGAACAATACAATATTCAAAGTATCGGATTTGAGCAACACTGGAAGTCCGAGGGGTCAGGACGTGTCAGGAACCCCGAATCACACTTTTTACTttgctttttctttcaatcaaTACG attCGTATTTCGCTCCTGGCCCCTATCCACAAATCAATAATTTAAGTTTCGAATACCCTCCTCTACCTCTGTTAACGGAACACGAATATTTGACGAGCGATATGTACTGCACGGAGAGTGATGACTCGAACAAGGATTGCGTTTACGAATTTTGCTCGTGTCCGATAATCTATCGTGTTAAAAAAGACAGTTTGGTAGAAATAGTTTTCGTCGATACCA GTACGATAAGGAATCAAGACCATCCGATGCATCTGCACGGTCACGACTACCGGGTCGTATCCATGGAAACTGTAGGCTCCAACTGTTCTCTGGAGATGGTTAAGAGAGCCAATGAAGCTGGAATGATATCGAAAAGACTAGAAGGAGGTCCAATAAAAGATACAGTCGGTGTACCGGCTAGCGGCTTCACCATCGTCAGATTCATTGCTACGAATCCAGGatattggttttttcattgtcaTATCGCTAATCATGTGGAAATGGGAATGGGTTTTGTGCTCCAAGTTGGAGACAGCAGGGAAATGATTAAGCCACCTCCGGATTTCCCCAGATGTGGTAGAAACGACTGTTCTCTTTAA
- the ATP6AP2 gene encoding renin receptor isoform X1, with translation MLRSILWATLTVATVFAAEFTVLYSPDNVVFTGEEPINQSLLRDVFTSVLGFTITPSRPWSGLLIEPPFNLPEAVVVIVVEGIQELDSQIGKVFKLNDDEIEEITWQGVSGTVEDRSKDNKLVRIRMAGGLDAFGESALGTLKPTPIDEGSLSALSLKNDEDRKILEEIKLLDAIAKNVPSDVSANGKSDVYWLVVSGMQPLIESYGKDSAAVKEALIVLNQAISNVTEAFRKGYKNKTVIAAFTNDVSKVRNTRAAELSRQRREDAKVDDNDKNIKATENTSSTPVIDSIKNDEEEIEKNEDEEAKTRTIDEGSSLKKSDESPSVTENYEQERSENTGNEANEARESSTVKSSLELENSTRNNEQSNTENTNRPFKMEDFNLGKKYSEYYPAIFNIFLWFGVIFFFSLLAICITIADMDPGRDSIIYRMTSTRMKKDN, from the exons ATGTTACGTTCAATTTTATGGGCAACGTTAACAGTGGCCACTG TTTTTGCGGCAGAATTCACTGTTCTGTATAGTCCTGATAATGTCGTGTTCACGGGTGAGGAACCCATCAACCAGAGCCTTTTGAGAGACGTTTTCACGTCTGTTCTCGGTTTCACCATCACACCC tCGAGACCTTGGTCTGGTCTCCTAATCGAGCCTCCCTTCAATCTTCCTGAAGCTGTTGTTGTCATTGTCGTTGAAGGCATCCAAGAGCTTGATTCCCAAATAGGCAAAGTTTTCAAACTCAACGACGATGAGATCGAAGAAATCACTTGGCAAGGCGTCAGTGGAACTGTTGAAGATCGTAGCAAGGATAATAAGCTAGTGAGAATTCGGATGGCAGGTGGACTTGACGCG TTCGGTGAATCAGCTCTGGGTACATTGAAGCCCACACCAATTGATGAAGGCAGCCTCAGCGCATTGAGTTTGAAGAATGACGAGGACCGCAAGATACTCGAGGAAATAAAGCTTCTTGATGCCATTGCCAAGAATGTTCCTTCAGATGTTTCTGCCAATGGAAAATCTGATGTCTATTGGCTCGTTGTTTCTGGTATGCAACCACTGATCGAATCATACGGCAAGGACTCTGCAGCTGTGAAAGAAGCTCTCATAGTTCTCAACCAGGCTATCAGCAATGTTACCGAAGCCTTTAGAAAAGGTTACAAAAACAAG acggTCATCGCGGCTTTCACCAATGATGTGAGCAAAGTGCGTAACACTCGAGCGGCCGAGCTTTCCCGACAGAGGAGGGAAGACGCAAAAGTG gacgataacgataaaaatataaaagcaaCAGAGAATACATCATCGACACCTGTCATTGACAGCATTAAG AATGATGaagaagaaattgagaaaaatgaggATGAAGAagcgaagacgaggacgatcGACGAGGGTAgtagtttaaaaaaatcggaCGAGAGCCCGTCGGTAACCGAGAACTACGAGCAGGAGAGAAGTGAAAATACAGGCAACGAGGCTAACGAGGCTAGGGAAAGTAGTACCGTTAAATCCAGTCTCGAACTGGAAAATTCGACACGTAACAATGAACAATCTAATACAGAGAACACAAACAGACCATTTAAG ATGGAGGACTTTAATTTGGGCAAGAAGTACAGCGAATATTATCCGGCTATCTTCAATATCTTTTTGTGGTTCGGCGTCATATTCTTTTTCTCGCTATTGGCAATTTGCA TTACGATTGCTGACATGGATCCTGGCCGTGATTCCATCATCTACAGGATGACATCGACTCGCATGAAGAAAGACAACTAA
- the ATP6AP2 gene encoding ATPase H(+)-transporting accessory protein 2 isoform X2 has translation MLRSILWATLTVATVFAAEFTVLYSPDNVVFTGEEPINQSLLRDVFTSVLGFTITPSRPWSGLLIEPPFNLPEAVVVIVVEGIQELDSQIGKVFKLNDDEIEEITWQGVSGTVEDRSKDNKLVRIRMAGGLDAFGESALGTLKPTPIDEGSLSALSLKNDEDRKILEEIKLLDAIAKNVPSDVSANGKSDVYWLVVSGMQPLIESYGKDSAAVKEALIVLNQAISNVTEAFRKGYKNKTVIAAFTNDVSKVRNTRAAELSRQRREDAKVDDNDKNIKATENTSSTPVIDSIKMEDFNLGKKYSEYYPAIFNIFLWFGVIFFFSLLAICITIADMDPGRDSIIYRMTSTRMKKDN, from the exons ATGTTACGTTCAATTTTATGGGCAACGTTAACAGTGGCCACTG TTTTTGCGGCAGAATTCACTGTTCTGTATAGTCCTGATAATGTCGTGTTCACGGGTGAGGAACCCATCAACCAGAGCCTTTTGAGAGACGTTTTCACGTCTGTTCTCGGTTTCACCATCACACCC tCGAGACCTTGGTCTGGTCTCCTAATCGAGCCTCCCTTCAATCTTCCTGAAGCTGTTGTTGTCATTGTCGTTGAAGGCATCCAAGAGCTTGATTCCCAAATAGGCAAAGTTTTCAAACTCAACGACGATGAGATCGAAGAAATCACTTGGCAAGGCGTCAGTGGAACTGTTGAAGATCGTAGCAAGGATAATAAGCTAGTGAGAATTCGGATGGCAGGTGGACTTGACGCG TTCGGTGAATCAGCTCTGGGTACATTGAAGCCCACACCAATTGATGAAGGCAGCCTCAGCGCATTGAGTTTGAAGAATGACGAGGACCGCAAGATACTCGAGGAAATAAAGCTTCTTGATGCCATTGCCAAGAATGTTCCTTCAGATGTTTCTGCCAATGGAAAATCTGATGTCTATTGGCTCGTTGTTTCTGGTATGCAACCACTGATCGAATCATACGGCAAGGACTCTGCAGCTGTGAAAGAAGCTCTCATAGTTCTCAACCAGGCTATCAGCAATGTTACCGAAGCCTTTAGAAAAGGTTACAAAAACAAG acggTCATCGCGGCTTTCACCAATGATGTGAGCAAAGTGCGTAACACTCGAGCGGCCGAGCTTTCCCGACAGAGGAGGGAAGACGCAAAAGTG gacgataacgataaaaatataaaagcaaCAGAGAATACATCATCGACACCTGTCATTGACAGCATTAAG ATGGAGGACTTTAATTTGGGCAAGAAGTACAGCGAATATTATCCGGCTATCTTCAATATCTTTTTGTGGTTCGGCGTCATATTCTTTTTCTCGCTATTGGCAATTTGCA TTACGATTGCTGACATGGATCCTGGCCGTGATTCCATCATCTACAGGATGACATCGACTCGCATGAAGAAAGACAACTAA